The Pusillibacter faecalis genome has a window encoding:
- a CDS encoding nitrilase-related carbon-nitrogen hydrolase — protein MREVTLGMIQLEPKLGDVPYNRTHSIELIRHAAAKGAQIIVLPETSLTGWDAMEYSREAWYEMAEDLDGESVTQFRILAKELGVYLVVGMALRTNQPPVMENAMVFIDDEGNLGEVYDKNYLFGPEKEYFTAHDRFPVYDTRYGKVGLLCCYDANFPETSRLLTLKGAELILHCASWRREDEDVWHLMLPVRAADNVVFFASANTFGQAKHRYTFGRSKVINPRGIVVAEAGMAAEEVLVSTIDLDQVSAWRKEMLYLDDLNPALFKQLDEEMKA, from the coding sequence ATGCGTGAAGTTACCCTGGGAATGATCCAGTTGGAGCCAAAGCTGGGCGATGTACCTTACAACCGCACGCATTCAATTGAGCTAATCCGCCATGCGGCTGCCAAGGGTGCACAGATAATTGTCCTTCCGGAGACCAGCCTGACCGGCTGGGATGCAATGGAGTACAGCCGTGAAGCCTGGTATGAGATGGCAGAGGATCTGGACGGAGAGTCTGTCACTCAATTCCGGATACTGGCCAAGGAACTTGGCGTCTATCTTGTTGTTGGCATGGCGCTGCGCACAAATCAGCCTCCAGTCATGGAAAATGCCATGGTGTTCATTGACGATGAGGGGAACCTTGGCGAGGTCTACGATAAAAACTATCTGTTTGGCCCGGAGAAGGAGTACTTTACCGCGCATGACAGATTCCCGGTGTATGACACTAGGTACGGCAAGGTGGGCCTTCTTTGCTGCTATGATGCGAATTTCCCGGAAACCTCCCGTCTTTTGACACTGAAGGGAGCGGAGCTGATTCTGCACTGTGCCAGCTGGAGGCGCGAGGATGAGGACGTATGGCATCTGATGCTGCCAGTCCGCGCTGCAGACAACGTTGTGTTTTTTGCCTCTGCCAACACTTTTGGCCAGGCGAAGCACCGTTATACGTTTGGCCGGAGCAAAGTCATCAATCCCCGCGGCATTGTGGTTGCAGAGGCAGGCATGGCGGCGGAAGAAGTATTGGTGTCCACCATCGACCTGGATCAGGTCTCTGCTTGGCGCAAGGAAATGCTGTATCTCGATGATCTGAACCCGGCCTTGTTTAAGCAATTGGATGAAGAAATGAAGGCATAA